A section of the Bacteroidia bacterium genome encodes:
- a CDS encoding iron-sulfur cluster assembly accessory protein, producing MENNNISLEIPFRLTEDAVTEIKRLIAEQQLEGSTALRVGVKGGGCSGFSYMIDFDTSSENDIVFEQDGIKLLLDKRHAIYLLGMEVHFQSGLNARGFVFQNPNAKSTCGCGTSFSA from the coding sequence ATGGAAAACAACAATATCTCACTTGAAATTCCCTTTCGTTTAACCGAAGACGCTGTTACAGAGATAAAGCGACTTATTGCGGAACAACAATTGGAGGGCAGCACTGCTTTGCGTGTGGGCGTAAAAGGCGGAGGATGTTCCGGTTTTTCTTACATGATAGATTTTGATACATCGTCAGAAAATGACATCGTATTTGAGCAAGATGGTATCAAATTGTTGTTAGATAAAAGGCACGCTATCTACTTATTAGGTATGGAAGTTCATTTTCAATCTGGGTTAAACGCACGGGGTTTCGTCTTTCAAAATCCAAATGCTAAATCAACTTGTGGTTGCGGAACGTCTTTTTCTGCATAG
- the moaA gene encoding GTP 3',8-cyclase MoaA: MLYDNFNRIHNYLRISITDKCNFRCSYCMPEECYTFTPSERLMNAAEIESIAREFVSLGINKLRLTGGEPLLRKDFADILTRLSKLNIELLITTNGLLLNQYIDTIKAAKVSTINVSLDSLNPETFFQITKRNAFKQVWDNIMLLLQEGIRVKINVVAIKEFITKEIFDFLELTKNLPLHIRFIEFMPFAGNNWTSDDVVTAAQLLKLVSEKHNIVKLIDEPHATARKYKVVGYEGTFAFITTMTNQFCGDCNRVRLTADGKLKNCLFSREETDLLTPFRKNEPIVPLIVETVKRKYPALGGQFQPDYQTIQPQVLINRSMIGIGG; the protein is encoded by the coding sequence ATGCTGTACGATAATTTCAACAGAATTCATAACTACTTACGTATTTCAATTACAGATAAATGTAATTTTAGATGTAGTTATTGTATGCCGGAGGAGTGTTATACTTTCACCCCGTCCGAAAGACTTATGAATGCTGCTGAAATAGAATCAATTGCCCGTGAGTTCGTTTCATTGGGAATCAATAAATTACGTTTAACAGGCGGTGAACCGCTGCTCCGAAAGGATTTTGCAGACATTCTAACCCGCCTATCAAAACTGAATATTGAACTACTGATAACAACTAACGGGCTGCTTTTAAACCAATACATAGACACAATCAAAGCAGCAAAAGTTTCTACCATTAACGTAAGTTTAGATTCCCTAAATCCGGAAACCTTTTTTCAGATTACCAAAAGAAACGCTTTTAAGCAAGTTTGGGATAATATTATGCTTTTGCTGCAAGAGGGAATCCGAGTAAAAATCAATGTAGTAGCTATCAAAGAGTTCATAACCAAAGAAATCTTTGATTTTCTCGAATTAACAAAAAACTTACCGCTTCATATTCGTTTTATTGAGTTTATGCCTTTTGCCGGAAATAACTGGACAAGTGATGACGTAGTTACTGCCGCTCAACTATTAAAATTGGTTTCAGAAAAGCATAATATCGTTAAACTCATCGATGAACCTCACGCCACTGCCAGAAAATATAAAGTAGTGGGATACGAAGGAACGTTTGCTTTCATCACCACGATGACCAATCAATTTTGTGGAGACTGTAATCGTGTAAGATTAACGGCAGACGGTAAACTCAAAAACTGCTTATTTAGCAGAGAAGAAACTGACCTACTAACTCCATTTAGAAAGAACGAGCCAATTGTTCCACTGATTGTAGAAACAGTAAAACGGAAATATCCCGCTTTGGGCGGGCAATTCCAGCCAGATTACCAAACCATTCAGCCCCAAGTGCTAATCAATAGAAGTATGATTGGCATTGGTGGTTAA
- a CDS encoding molybdopterin molybdotransferase MoeA, which translates to MVSVHEAKQIIDTQIILKRAVYELSSDLVGMVLAGDITAQCNVPSFDNSAMDGYAFCFQKDKASYQITQKIKAGEVSENPIGLDEAARIYTGAPIPMGTDTVIQQEIVSIQEGRISFDPQRIRYGANVRLQGSQCRQGDIVAKAGSLITPGMIGLMASVGATHIPAYIPPKISIITTGDELITLKDPLTYGKIYNSNSVALQAYCKQLNIQIQSVRHIPDDPDITLEHITDCLASCDMLILTGGISVGDYDYIRSSLNLAGVTQRFYKVKQKPGKPLFFGHKDNTLVFALPGNPAAVLACFNQYIKPCIRKMMGFSAVWEPDAVLPLQNTYQKHTGLTHFAKAYTNQSLVRILSGQQSFDLLPFNESNCFAEIPEDIAEAEPNSLLSIYYW; encoded by the coding sequence ATGGTTTCCGTTCATGAAGCAAAGCAAATCATTGATACACAAATCATTCTCAAACGAGCGGTTTACGAACTAAGTTCTGATTTAGTTGGAATGGTATTAGCCGGAGATATTACAGCACAATGTAATGTTCCGTCTTTTGATAATTCTGCAATGGACGGATACGCCTTTTGCTTCCAAAAAGACAAAGCAAGTTATCAAATAACGCAAAAAATCAAGGCTGGTGAAGTATCCGAAAATCCTATTGGTTTAGATGAGGCAGCAAGAATCTACACCGGTGCACCAATTCCTATGGGCACAGATACCGTTATTCAGCAGGAAATTGTATCTATTCAGGAAGGCAGAATTTCTTTTGACCCACAACGAATCCGTTATGGTGCAAACGTCCGTTTACAAGGTAGCCAATGCAGACAAGGGGATATTGTGGCCAAAGCCGGAAGTTTGATAACTCCGGGAATGATAGGCTTAATGGCATCCGTTGGAGCAACGCACATTCCGGCATATATCCCGCCCAAAATCAGCATTATCACCACTGGCGATGAATTGATAACCCTAAAAGATCCCTTAACTTACGGAAAAATTTACAATTCTAACAGCGTAGCCCTACAAGCATATTGTAAACAATTAAACATTCAGATACAATCAGTTAGGCACATTCCAGACGACCCTGATATTACGTTGGAACATATAACAGACTGTTTAGCATCCTGTGATATGTTAATTTTAACAGGTGGTATTTCGGTGGGGGATTATGACTATATTCGTTCAAGTTTGAATCTTGCCGGAGTTACCCAGCGATTTTATAAAGTTAAGCAGAAGCCCGGTAAACCGCTATTTTTTGGCCATAAAGATAATACGTTGGTTTTTGCTTTGCCCGGAAACCCGGCTGCGGTATTAGCTTGTTTTAACCAATACATAAAGCCATGTATTCGTAAAATGATGGGTTTTTCGGCTGTTTGGGAGCCAGACGCAGTTCTTCCACTTCAAAATACCTACCAAAAACATACCGGTTTAACCCACTTTGCAAAAGCATATACAAACCAATCTTTGGTTAGAATTTTAAGTGGCCAGCAGTCTTTTGATTTATTACCCTTTAACGAGTCCAATTGTTTCGCAGAAATTCCGGAAGATATTGCTGAGGCCGAGCCAAACTCGTTATTATCTATTTATTACTGGTAA
- a CDS encoding septum formation initiator family protein: protein MKKTLALIQFLKRYFRYALNPYIITILATISWMLLLDRYDLISQYRMQRNIKQLEVDKQFYQREISKVKIEYDILLNDPLRIERYARENYWMKRPNEDIYIFKEIAGE from the coding sequence GTGAAGAAAACCCTTGCACTAATTCAATTTTTAAAACGATATTTCCGATATGCTTTAAATCCTTACATCATAACTATCTTAGCAACAATATCTTGGATGCTTCTTTTGGATAGATATGACTTGATTTCTCAGTATCGTATGCAGCGTAATATAAAGCAATTAGAGGTAGATAAACAGTTTTACCAGCGGGAAATCTCTAAGGTAAAAATAGAATATGATATTTTACTGAACGACCCCTTGCGGATAGAACGTTATGCCCGAGAAAACTACTGGATGAAACGACCCAATGAAGATATTTATATTTTCAAGGAAATAGCTGGAGAATAA
- a CDS encoding molybdenum cofactor biosynthesis protein MoaE has product MEKKPKNIFVAGAISSEKIATSIQNHSTKLSIGGHSIFLGQVRADTIDNQEVQSIHYSAYEPMALEVAFRIREDIFQKYPLVCMHIYHSLGEVKAGEISLFVFTSAIHRQPAIEACTEVVERIKKELPVWGKEILTTGNVIWKENKI; this is encoded by the coding sequence ATGGAAAAAAAACCTAAGAATATATTTGTTGCAGGGGCAATTTCTTCGGAGAAAATAGCCACCTCAATCCAAAACCATTCAACCAAGCTAAGTATTGGTGGACATAGCATTTTTTTAGGTCAAGTTCGAGCAGATACTATTGATAATCAGGAAGTTCAATCCATTCATTATTCTGCCTATGAGCCAATGGCATTAGAAGTAGCATTTCGTATTCGGGAAGATATTTTTCAGAAATATCCATTGGTTTGTATGCACATTTACCACAGCTTAGGGGAGGTTAAAGCCGGAGAGATTAGTTTATTTGTGTTTACCTCTGCGATACACCGCCAGCCGGCAATCGAAGCCTGCACAGAAGTAGTAGAAAGAATCAAAAAAGAACTTCCCGTTTGGGGAAAAGAAATATTAACGACAGGAAACGTTATTTGGAAAGAAAATAAAATTTAA
- a CDS encoding molecular chaperone TorD family protein — translation MKSTPALNIDLLNADIYRLIANCFDFPNQDRLFAIKEMAGGLCKSGHPNPEIANILTTLCQSINDEEILYDYSLIFIKGGVPLSETHTLQRYNSVTDVNAFYYAFGFQPKTGENPDSIMYELEFLAMLLLKAVIAPNEEAQNITQKAYQDFLIEHTAEFAISLAQKIREGNAGTFFFTVSFLLETFIRYELERNHLTINHCDTP, via the coding sequence ATGAAATCAACCCCAGCCTTGAATATTGATTTGCTGAATGCCGACATATATCGGCTTATCGCAAATTGCTTTGACTTTCCAAATCAAGATAGGTTGTTCGCAATTAAGGAAATGGCCGGAGGACTTTGTAAATCTGGCCATCCTAACCCAGAAATTGCTAATATACTCACTACTTTGTGCCAATCTATTAATGACGAGGAAATCCTGTATGACTATTCCCTAATCTTTATCAAAGGGGGCGTTCCGTTGAGCGAAACCCATACTTTACAAAGATACAACAGCGTAACAGATGTAAATGCGTTTTATTATGCTTTTGGTTTTCAGCCCAAAACCGGCGAGAACCCGGATTCTATCATGTATGAATTGGAGTTCTTGGCAATGCTACTCCTAAAAGCAGTTATTGCACCCAACGAAGAAGCCCAAAACATTACCCAAAAGGCATATCAAGACTTTTTGATTGAGCATACCGCAGAGTTTGCCATATCTTTAGCCCAAAAAATTCGCGAAGGGAACGCAGGTACTTTCTTCTTCACAGTTTCATTCTTATTGGAAACATTTATCCGCTATGAACTTGAACGCAATCATCTAACCATAAATCATTGCGATACCCCATGA
- a CDS encoding bacteriocin — protein sequence MKEQEKEQQIDQEQQELNDQELDQVTGGVRTAAGNVNTTGHNAVGNAQKGLEKDPRTKGNG from the coding sequence ATGAAAGAGCAAGAAAAAGAACAGCAAATCGATCAAGAGCAGCAGGAGCTTAACGATCAGGAGTTAGATCAAGTAACTGGTGGAGTTCGTACTGCCGCCGGAAATGTAAATACAACTGGCCATAACGCAGTTGGTAACGCTCAAAAAGGTCTTGAAAAAGACCCACGCACCAAAGGAAACGGCTAA
- a CDS encoding MoaD/ThiS family protein: protein MIKVLAFGIVAEKIQSNEFYLENIANTQELRSVLLEKFPKLGDIRFTFSINRKLVHELTAIEPNSEIGLLPPFSGG, encoded by the coding sequence ATGATAAAAGTATTGGCATTTGGGATAGTTGCAGAAAAAATTCAGTCTAATGAGTTTTATTTAGAAAACATTGCTAACACACAGGAACTAAGGTCTGTTTTGTTAGAGAAATTTCCCAAACTGGGGGATATTCGGTTTACATTTTCTATCAATAGAAAGCTGGTGCATGAACTCACTGCAATAGAACCTAATAGCGAAATTGGGCTATTGCCGCCATTTTCAGGAGGCTAA
- a CDS encoding HesA/MoeB/ThiF family protein yields the protein MSRFERQVILPGFGTAAQNRLKKSKILVVGAGGLGAPLLLYLAAAGIGEITIIDGDTVSESNLNRQILYGYPEIGKSKATSTAAYLQQKYPDIGIKAIEAFITTQNAVSILSDHDLVIDGTDNFSTRYLLSDGCYLLQKPLVSGSIYKFEGQVIVLDAQKSQTRPLTYRDLYPRPPAPEEVPNCSEIGVLGVLPGIIGTIMASEAIKLISNYAPAIANKVLFYNLLQNSFYETSILENPEALADAPQTIKDFEQMNYATLCGLSRTISWHEVLQTITQKTKNILIVDVRNSDELPKPHKINYLNIPLTELECRKEEVSAAETIYVFCQAGVRSQKAAQFLERTYPNKKVFSIEGGINQLQSTLHVF from the coding sequence ATGAGCAGATTTGAACGCCAAGTTATTTTACCCGGCTTTGGAACAGCAGCACAAAATAGGCTGAAAAAATCAAAGATATTAGTAGTAGGAGCCGGCGGCTTAGGTGCTCCGCTTTTGTTATACTTAGCAGCAGCCGGTATTGGAGAAATAACCATAATAGACGGAGACACGGTTTCAGAATCCAACTTAAACCGCCAAATATTGTATGGATACCCGGAAATAGGAAAATCCAAAGCAACATCTACAGCAGCCTATCTTCAACAAAAATATCCAGACATCGGTATTAAAGCTATAGAAGCATTTATCACAACCCAAAATGCGGTTTCAATCCTCTCTGACCATGATTTGGTCATTGACGGAACAGACAATTTCTCAACACGTTATCTACTAAGCGACGGTTGTTATTTATTGCAGAAGCCGTTAGTTTCAGGTTCGATTTATAAATTTGAGGGACAAGTAATCGTTTTAGATGCTCAAAAATCCCAAACTCGCCCCTTAACATATCGAGATTTGTATCCCCGCCCGCCGGCTCCCGAAGAAGTTCCCAATTGCAGCGAAATAGGTGTCTTGGGAGTATTACCCGGAATTATCGGAACAATAATGGCCTCCGAAGCTATCAAGTTAATATCGAATTATGCTCCGGCAATAGCAAATAAAGTACTGTTTTACAACCTATTACAAAATAGTTTTTACGAAACAAGCATATTAGAGAACCCCGAAGCATTAGCGGATGCACCACAAACAATCAAAGATTTTGAGCAAATGAATTATGCAACCCTTTGCGGGCTATCCCGCACCATTTCTTGGCATGAAGTGCTGCAAACAATCACTCAAAAGACAAAAAATATTTTGATAGTAGATGTTAGAAATTCTGATGAACTCCCTAAACCCCACAAAATCAACTACCTAAATATTCCACTAACGGAATTAGAATGCCGAAAAGAAGAAGTTTCGGCAGCAGAAACGATCTATGTATTTTGTCAGGCCGGAGTTAGAAGCCAAAAAGCGGCTCAATTTCTTGAAAGAACTTATCCTAACAAAAAAGTTTTTTCTATTGAAGGCGGAATCAATCAATTACAATCAACTTTGCACGTTTTTTAA
- a CDS encoding molybdenum cofactor guanylyltransferase yields MKQDFLEIVILAGGKSSRMGQDKGLMLFHQKPMIEWILEASLKTNYPVRIIANNPAYSQFGVPVISDIIPEKGPMGGLFTALTTTKSKYVFLLSCDTPLIKNEILQYMISKLTTQEVLVASLQGKILPLLAIYHSDLKKVVLENISSNKLKMQELIRSLVYQELEIPNFLAPQPEVFANINTIDEFAELQKGVVL; encoded by the coding sequence ATGAAACAAGACTTCTTAGAAATCGTTATTTTAGCCGGAGGCAAAAGTAGCCGTATGGGGCAAGACAAGGGCTTAATGCTTTTTCATCAAAAACCTATGATAGAATGGATTTTAGAAGCCTCACTGAAAACCAATTACCCTGTCCGAATAATTGCCAATAACCCTGCTTACAGCCAGTTTGGAGTTCCTGTGATTTCGGATATTATTCCAGAAAAAGGCCCAATGGGGGGACTTTTCACGGCACTAACAACCACAAAATCTAAGTATGTTTTTTTACTAAGTTGTGATACACCCTTGATTAAAAACGAGATACTTCAATACATGATTTCTAAACTAACTACCCAAGAAGTATTGGTAGCTTCTTTGCAAGGCAAAATACTGCCATTATTAGCTATATATCATTCTGATTTAAAGAAAGTTGTTTTAGAAAATATTTCTTCAAATAAATTAAAGATGCAAGAGCTCATTAGGTCATTGGTTTATCAAGAGTTAGAAATACCAAACTTTTTGGCACCACAACCGGAGGTATTTGCAAACATCAACACAATAGACGAATTTGCCGAATTACAAAAAGGAGTAGTTTTATGA
- a CDS encoding twin-arginine translocase TatA/TatE family subunit: protein MTSLIIFLFATLGTTELILIAFVLLIFFGGKRIPELMRGLGKSAAEFKKAKDNVEDEVRNLKE from the coding sequence ATGACATCGTTAATCATATTCTTGTTTGCTACCTTAGGCACGACGGAACTAATCCTAATTGCTTTTGTGTTGTTGATATTTTTCGGCGGAAAAAGAATCCCAGAGCTAATGCGTGGTTTAGGAAAAAGTGCTGCCGAATTCAAAAAAGCTAAGGACAACGTTGAAGACGAAGTCCGCAACCTAAAGGAATAA
- a CDS encoding sulfite exporter TauE/SafE family protein, with translation MIDNQTLLILLLAITAFLYASVGHGGASTYIALLTLFHISPIEIRPTALILNILISFISFLMYRKVCKFPTRLFWILIIASVPASFLGGKLLIDTSLYRKILGIILLFPVARFLGIIPTSDKQIIEPKVGLVLLIGLVIGFVSGLIGIGGGILLSPIVLLLGWVNMKEAAALSALFIFFNSIAGLAGSSLTSSIPSEYVLWYLPFTLAGGLAGAYVGAQRYNLRTLKYVLTTVLLIAAVKLIGI, from the coding sequence ATGATTGATAATCAAACTCTCTTGATATTATTACTTGCGATTACTGCCTTTTTATATGCTTCGGTTGGGCATGGCGGCGCGAGTACATATATAGCATTATTAACTTTGTTTCATATTTCACCTATAGAAATCCGCCCAACTGCGTTGATTTTAAACATACTCATTTCATTTATATCTTTTTTGATGTATCGAAAGGTTTGTAAATTCCCAACACGGCTATTTTGGATTTTAATAATTGCTTCGGTTCCGGCTTCATTTTTAGGGGGAAAGTTACTGATAGACACATCTTTGTATCGTAAAATATTGGGCATCATTTTACTATTTCCGGTAGCCCGCTTTTTGGGGATAATACCGACATCAGACAAACAAATTATAGAGCCAAAAGTAGGCTTAGTATTGTTGATTGGTTTAGTAATAGGATTTGTTTCCGGATTAATTGGTATTGGCGGCGGAATTTTACTTTCCCCAATTGTGTTGTTATTGGGTTGGGTGAATATGAAAGAAGCTGCTGCATTAAGTGCATTGTTTATTTTTTTTAATTCAATAGCCGGTTTAGCCGGTTCAAGTTTAACATCTTCCATACCAAGTGAATACGTGCTGTGGTACTTACCATTTACATTGGCAGGAGGCTTAGCCGGCGCTTATGTGGGCGCACAACGATATAACCTAAGAACATTAAAATACGTTTTGACCACAGTGCTCCTGATTGCAGCGGTTAAACTGATTGGGATATGA